Below is a genomic region from Cyprinus carpio isolate SPL01 chromosome B6, ASM1834038v1, whole genome shotgun sequence.
aaagctgacttttcagcagccattgctccaggcttcagtgtaatatgatccttcagaaataatttgatttggtactcaagaaacattgttttattattattattactaatgctgaaaacagttgtgcctctaaatatttttgtgaaaaccatgatccATTTTtgcaggactctttgatgaacagaaagctcaaaagaatagcatttatttgaaaaagaaatctttttaacaagctaaatgtctttactgacactttcaatcaattgaatgtatttttgctaaataaaagcataaatttcttaaaaaaaaaacaaaaaaaaaaacatcttactaacctgaaatttttgaaaagttaacaaaacaattaaatagacATAGAAATCTTGTCGTCCTGGTCCTGagtagtattgtttttttgttgttgtttttttatcatacAGTGACTAACATCTCTTTGTGGCCCTTATGTGCTCCACCTTCAACTCTATGTTTTTTGGGTGTCCCAAAGTAACCTCCAAATTTGTCACCAGGGTGCAACAGGAATTCATTTTTCAGTAGTTTACTATGCCATCTCTGCTTGTAAATGTGCAGTTTCTATATATTAGATAACATACCTTTCTTTAGTGTGGCCTGGCTCCCTTGTCATTGGCATTGCTCCAGTGATTTCAGGTATTCTCTGAAACAAAGTCTCCTGAAACGATCAACACCCCCTCCAACATCGCCAACCAGAGAAGGACAAGAAGGTGGCTGTCAGCACTCTCTGCATGATCGCTAACCACGTCCTGCAGGCCCTCctagaaatgtttacatttattattatgtatgtagCATAACTCACCAGACATAATTTGATACTGTAATTAACATTAAGTGTATACAAATAGTAATAAAGATTTAACTTTTGTGACCATAATTCTAGTTTAAATTGCCCTTATAAACAGTACTTAGGAACATGGTTCTGTAAggtctttgatatttttttttatgtttaaatataaaaatgtatagttatttttatttgattatgtatTTCTGTACCTGGTCATCTTTCTAATCCCCATGTAATGGAAAATGATGTCTTGACCCAATCCTTCCCTCACAGTCTGCATTCCAGTAACTTAAACATAAACACGCAGTACCTTATGATGTTACGCGCTGTAAGCAATGAACATTCATTATCACATATTTGCACTTGGACAAGTATTTGTCCAATTTCTTTACCCCGGACCAAGATACACCTCGGCTTGATTGGTGTTCTATGATTTCCTGATGCTTTCTGCTCCAGGCCTGAATATCAGCAGCCAGGTCTTCCACAGTTACTGAGTTTCCATCCTTATTATTCAACGAGAAAAAATGTTCTAATGCAAgtcgtgtttttttttaaaatttttttcttattattattttttaataaaatttttagttGCGGCATTTCTAGATTCACTACACATTTTTTCATCTAGTTTTCATTGTCAATATTAAGTTATGTTCCTACAGTTATAGCATCTGGTGGTGGAACAATGCTTGTTTTCGGGTCGTCCAGTAAGCACTCCGTTCCCAATACTGcactttttggcattttttaaaaatagctgttcAAATAAAATTAAGCTAAATTGTAATATGCCATGATTTTACAACGCCACTCACCTCTGTAAAATGTAGCTGTGAAGTAACTAAAGTCTATATGTGGCATGTTTACATGTATCCATGAAATCTTTGCTCAAAGGTCaaagcttttattcattttgactCAAGACAGTCAAGGACTATACTGAAgcatttagtttaattaaattatattatataccaaaaacagagagaaaacttGTCAGTtgcatctcaatttttttttactgtttatagcATGATACTACTAAAATACTATAATTTGACACCAGtatcaaaaaataactaaatattataatatatgtccTTTGCAACTTACATTCAGGACCATTCTTACCTTTATGGAGGCTTATTATTTTATAAGAccatataaaacacaaatcagGCTGCTTCTTTACCTCAAATACTTTATTCAAATcaattcactgaaataaaatgtaaaaaccgaacagttgttttcatttataaaatacaaaagtagCTGTAAATAATGCACTAGTTCAGGGTAATCTTAGACTTTAATGTATTTGACtatgtagaattttaattttacagtctATATAAGCATTCCATTGTCCAACCTGATTGAACAGATCAGTACTCGTGTTACTTAaactgatttagattttttttcctggtATGTGAAAGTGTGTTCATAGACACTCATTCTGTTGCATTTTAACGAATAATCTCATATTTCAAAAAGTGTTTAGTCTATCCCTGCAGTGCACGGTCCAGAATTTGATCTTCCTGTATTGAGTTGGGCATTGTGACTCTCAGCTGACGCTGGTCCTCCATGGTACGTTGAATTGTCTCATAAGCATTAGCATTGCCAGACCAGCATCTCCGTGCCACCTAATGATATACAcatcagtatttatatataacagtataataagtgtatatatataaacacacaaataaagatactCACCCCATTAGAGACATCCCAGTTCAACATTAGTTTAGCTCTTTGCCCTGCGTCTTCAGAACCATCCAGAACCAATCCAAAACCACCATTTATCACTTCCCCCCTACAGATAAAAATAAGGGTCAATAATTGATGCCCTACTGATTACtaactaaaaactttttaatggtgcatttttattctttttgctcTATCAGTAATACACAATTGCAAGCCAATTAGTGACTGAACTAGAAgtaatttctaaattaatattcagCAATAAATAGTCAGTTCTCTTTTTACCATCCAACTCCTCCTCCATTGTGCAAAGCAACCCATGTGGCACCGCGGAATGCATCTCCAACAAAGTTCTGCACTGCCATGTCTATAATAAATGCACAGacatattatatatgatatattatattttaaataggctCTCTGAAATACATACTTCTGATCGGTCAATCAGAGCATTCTGTGgtcatatatttttgtataatgacagctaataaaaatcaattagattttttttttccatgatttatttttatttactattattctctgagtagctgtgtaataagcaagataatatatattcaaacagtCTTTCAGGATAATACAACACCCCTTCTGATCACCTTGTCAGGTTTATTTTACTATGTCATTATTACTATACATTGTCCCTTACATATAGTTAGTATAAGGAGTATGAGTTCACTTGTGTTTCTAGATGTGTCTGTTTGTACCTGCACAGAAGGCAGAGCCATCATAAACATTGGAGGTCTCCCTGAAGGGGCTGTCTGTCCCGCTGACATCATGGTGGTCTCTACTGATGACTACTGGAGCCTAAGGAGGTAAAATCACAGTTGCACTCTTATGTTGCAAAGTGTTTATTAATGAACCACAGTTAAAGGGGTACTGTAGTATGCACACTTCAGTAGCTTTACCGAGACTCTGCCCTTAGCAATGGCTTGGTTTATGGCCAAGGCGATGGATACTCTTCCCCGCTGGTCCGAATAGAGAATACGGGCCTGCGAACCTACAACCTAAACACAAAACTCAATCTTACTATGCAAATTGCAACCTGAACATGCTAAGCTTTATTATAACACATAAcctaaaagtacattttaaagttttaatcttaaagaaattaattaaaatgtatgtaacgTATGTCATAATGGTATGCCTATTATTGGACACTGAATTAATTTTGTCTCACTGTGAATAACAATTTCACAATGGCATCACTTGCTTTGATGTTATGCTGCATCCACACCACAGTATAAGTTCAAAATCGATCCATAAATAAACTGATGTGACTGCAAAATGAACATTGTCGTGATTTAGAATTGGGTGTCTGTGACTCATACCATCTTGTGTTTCCCAGCTTCACGGATCCAGCAGATGTTGTCATTGTACTGCTGTCGGACTTGTTCGGTTACTGTGGAACTTATCTCTTCTAGTACAGCAGTGGCGATTGCGTCAGTCTCAGCCAGGTCAGCAGGGTCACCAGAGGTACAGACCCAACGAAATGGCCCAAAACCCAGTGAAAAAATATCTCTACAGGAAGGGGCAAAGATTAAAACTAGTCTGTGAGTGTATGTAGTtagtacatatatgtgtgtaagCTTGCGAATGGTCACTTACCCCATTATGTGTTGGACATATGAGGGATATTTAAACTCAGTAGCCCCTCCCCCTTTCTTCTCTACCTCCGCACCTGAAGAGAAAGAAGAACATATTTACTGatgcactttttgtttttaacGGATTTGTTTGAGGTTAACTATGCATACTTTGATGTTGAAAGGTTTTATTATATGGCTCACTGGAATACGTAATAGTGACTGTATAATCatggcattttaaaacaaatttctaTGAAAGGTTGTTTGCaccatggcaaaaaataaaaaattaaattaaattaataaaggtATTGTGACTTTTTAACTCACAGTTCCTTTTTGTTCTCaggattgcaagatataaattcagaattttcgagatataaattttacattgcacagttccgagtttatatcttgcaattttgacttttttctcttaattcagagtttacatgtcacaaatctttttgttgttgttgttgtatctgCCATGATATAAAAAGGTActtgtgacattttatctcacaattctgacttttttcttacatTTGCGAATTGCGAATTACACTGACAAAATTCTGAAAAAGTCACATTTGTGtatataaacttagaatttagaaaaaaagaaagaattgtaagataaaaagtcacaattacctttttatttctctctgtaGCACAAACGAGCTTCCATAAATatctttgtattaattttttatttaagatcAAATTTATTATTGACCTCTTTTGCGTTTTGCTACATAGCTATAGCTTCGCATCTCTCCTACCACTCTGTGGTCTCTTTCTTCTCACTAAAAGAAATAATTCATAactcatctatttatttatttggtaagtagcCATGTACAGGCAGCTGACTCTTTACTTGCCTGCTCTCTGGGCCTCCAATAGAAAAGCATTTCCGTAGTCCCAGAAGAACATCCCTGCATCCGACAATTTATTGATGGCAGCCACCTGCCTGCGAAGACTACACAAGGGAGTTACAGCTTATGTAGTTTTAAataactttgatttatttatgaaactCAGCTCAAGAGATTTCTGTGTGTACCTTTCATGTACGAGGGTTTTGAAGCGCTCAGGGTCGGTGTTCATGAGCTGATTGGCTTGTCTGAAGGCAAGTTGCACTGGGTAATATCCTCCACTGAATGGATTATGAAGTGATGTCTGATCAGAACCCAAATCAACCAACAACTCTCCTGTCTTCTTATACTCCTGGTAGAGGCACTCCCTGAAACATATTGCACTTACAATTTACTAAAAAATGGAAACTattgcaaataaaatatgaagtacACAACTTACCAGAGATCCACAATGTTGCCATGGTAGCCTAAACTCAAGGCCATCTTTGCTTTTCTGGCCTCCCTATAAGATTAAGCATAAATTGAAGATATGTCTGTGTGTTTCAATGTATATTTTCTTCCATACTGTACCTGATGCGTTGGATGCAGTGGCTCAAGTCACTAGTGATCTCCATCAGCCAGCCCTGCTCATGCCTTTTCTTTAGTGGAGCTTCATCAACCTGCAGAGGTCAGTTATTATTgtgcactaaaggtttttcacaTATGGATCATTTTaggg
It encodes:
- the uroc1 gene encoding urocanate hydratase; this translates as MSSLKEVCAGLPLDPLPPNRGRDPSIPHAPVRTPNLTPAEERLALRNALRYFPPNLHATLATEFAQELRQYGHIYMYRFYPTLRMRAYPIDQYPCRTRQAASIMLMIMNNLDPAVAQFPQELVTYGGNGQVFSNWAQFWLVFHYLSTMTEEQTLVMYSGHPLGLFPSLPSSPRCVITNGMVIPNYSSREEYEKMFAMGITMYGQMTAGSYCYIGPQGIVHGTMLTVLNAGRRYLGSGDLRGRVFVTSGLGGMSGAQAKAAVIAGCVGVIAEVDEAPLKKRHEQGWLMEITSDLSHCIQRIREARKAKMALSLGYHGNIVDLWECLYQEYKKTGELLVDLGSDQTSLHNPFSGGYYPVQLAFRQANQLMNTDPERFKTLVHESLRRQVAAINKLSDAGMFFWDYGNAFLLEAQRAGAEVEKKGGGATEFKYPSYVQHIMGDIFSLGFGPFRWVCTSGDPADLAETDAIATAVLEEISSTVTEQVRQQYNDNICWIREAGKHKMVVGSQARILYSDQRGRVSIALAINQAIAKGRVSAPVVISRDHHDVSGTDSPFRETSNVYDGSAFCADMAVQNFVGDAFRGATWVALHNGGGVGWGEVINGGFGLVLDGSEDAGQRAKLMLNWDVSNGVARRCWSGNANAYETIQRTMEDQRQLRVTMPNSIQEDQILDRALQG